A window of the Callospermophilus lateralis isolate mCalLat2 chromosome 7, mCalLat2.hap1, whole genome shotgun sequence genome harbors these coding sequences:
- the Jun gene encoding transcription factor Jun, whose product MTAKMETTFYDDALNASFLQSESGAYGYSNPKILKQSMTLNLADPVGSLKPHLRAKNSDLLTSPDVGLLKLASPELERLIIQSSNGHITTTPTPTQFLCPKNVTDEQEGFAEGFVRALAELHSQNTLPSVTSAAQPVSGAGMVAPAVASVAGGSGNGGFSASLHSEPPVYANLSNFNPGALSSGGGAPSYGAAGLGFPAQPQQQQPPPQPPHHLPQQISVQHPRLQALKEEPQTVPEMPGETPPLSPIDMESQERIKAERKRMRNRIAASKCRKRKLERIARLEEKVKTLKAQNSELASTANMLREQVAQLKQKVMNHVNSGCQLMLTQQLQTF is encoded by the coding sequence ATGACTGCAAAGATGGAAACGACCTTCTACGATGATGCCCTCAACGCCTCGTTCCTTCAGTCCGAAAGCGGTGCCTACGGCTACAGTAACCCCAAAATCCTGAAACAGAGCATGACCCTGAACCTAGCCGACCCGGTGGGCAGCCTGAAGCCGCACCTCCGCGCCAAGAATTCGGACCTTCTCACTTCTCCCGACGTAGGGCTGCTCAAGCTGGCGTCACCGGAGCTGGAGCGCCTGATCATCCAGTCCAGCAACGGGCACATCACTACCACGCCGACCCCCACCCAGTTTCTGTGCCCCAAGAATGTGACTGACGAGCAGGAGGGCTTCGCCGAGGGCTTCGTGCGCGCCCTGGCTGAGCTGCATAGCCAGAACACACTGCCCAGCGTCACGTCGGCGGCACAGCCTGTCAGCGGGGCGGGCATGGTGGCTCCCGCGGTGGCCTCAGTGGCGGGTGGCAGCGGCAACGGCGGCTTCAGCGCCAGCCTGCATAGCGAGCCGCCGGTCTACGCTAACCTCAGCAACTTCAACCCGGGCGCGCTGAGCAGCGGCGGCGGGGCGCCCTCCTACGGCGCGGCTGGCCTGGGCTTTCCCGCTCAGCCCCAGCAGCAGCAGCCGCCGCCGCAGCCGCCGCACCACCTGCCCCAGCAGATCTCGGTGCAGCACCCGCGGCTGCAGGCCCTGAAGGAGGAACCGCAGACCGTGCCCGAGATGCCCGGCGAGACGCCGCCCCTGTCTCCCATCGATATGGAGTCTCAGGAGCGAATCAAGGCCGAGAGGAAGCGCATGAGGAACCGCATTGCCGCCTCGAAGTGCCGGAAAAGGAAGCTGGAGAGGATCGCCAGGCTGGAGGAAAAAGTGAAAACCTTGAAAGCGCAGAACTCGGAGCTGGCGTCCACGGCCAACATGCTCAGGGAACAGGTGGCACAACTAAAACAGAAAGTCATGAACCACGTTAACAGCGGGTGCCAACTCATGCTAACGCAGCAGTTGCAAACGTTTTGA